One Tepidisphaeraceae bacterium DNA segment encodes these proteins:
- a CDS encoding class I SAM-dependent methyltransferase has translation MNPTEVGQSYDAITDRWSSPAHPLTGVAAHDRAVRFVKGRGAALDAGCGCNGRLIDYLLSQGFSVEGVDVSERMVALARQRNPAATIYHADICRWSLPRTYDLISGWDSIWHVPLAEQAALLEKLCAGLNPGGVLIFTLGGTDAPGEVHDAHMGVPMYTATLGIPQTLDLLARCGCVCRHLEYDQFPELHVYVIAQKA, from the coding sequence ATGAACCCCACTGAAGTTGGCCAAAGTTACGACGCTATAACCGACCGCTGGTCATCGCCGGCGCATCCGTTGACTGGTGTGGCGGCGCACGATCGGGCGGTGCGGTTTGTGAAGGGGCGCGGGGCGGCGCTGGATGCGGGGTGCGGGTGTAACGGGCGGTTGATCGACTACCTGCTGTCGCAGGGGTTCTCGGTGGAGGGCGTGGACGTGTCGGAGCGTATGGTTGCGCTGGCCCGCCAGCGCAACCCGGCGGCGACGATCTATCATGCCGATATCTGCCGATGGAGTCTGCCGCGGACGTACGATTTGATCAGCGGGTGGGACAGCATCTGGCACGTCCCGCTCGCCGAGCAGGCGGCGCTGCTGGAAAAGCTGTGCGCGGGCCTGAACCCTGGCGGCGTCCTGATCTTCACCCTCGGTGGCACCGACGCGCCGGGCGAGGTGCATGATGCCCACATGGGCGTGCCGATGTACACGGCCACGCTGGGGATTCCGCAGACGCTGGACCTGCTGGCGCGGTGCGGCTGCGTGTGCCGGCATCTGGAATACGACCAGTTCCCCGAACTGCACGTGTACGTGATTGCGCAGAAGGCGTAA
- a CDS encoding ABC transporter permease subunit, protein MSHAPAKVAYNFPPAPPSAVTESPTVKWVLISLTLLVISLFLLLPLIVVFYEALDLNVAFERAFAKPQTLRAKIVEALFNADWKQWWEHVSTPETWEAIKLTLFTAAIAVPLNTLFGLAAAWLVTKFEFRGKSVLLTLIDLPFSVSPVVAGLTFVLLFGAQGTFANWLAHPNLSLSLTPWRWTSIDHAWTFWQGDQIRIIFALPGIVLATIFITFPFVARELIPLMQSQGTDEEQAARVLGAGGWQTFFRVTLPNIKWGLLYGVILCNARAMGEFGAVYVVSGNYSGQITLPLHVERVYYASFVSVVPAFAVASLLAALAVVTLIVKTFVEWKFREE, encoded by the coding sequence ATGAGTCACGCGCCCGCAAAAGTAGCCTACAACTTCCCTCCTGCACCGCCGTCGGCAGTCACGGAGTCGCCGACGGTGAAGTGGGTGTTGATCTCGCTGACGTTGCTGGTGATCAGCCTGTTTCTCCTGCTGCCATTGATCGTGGTGTTCTACGAGGCGCTCGATCTGAACGTCGCGTTTGAGCGAGCGTTCGCAAAACCGCAGACATTACGCGCCAAGATCGTCGAAGCTCTGTTCAATGCCGATTGGAAACAATGGTGGGAGCACGTGTCCACGCCCGAGACGTGGGAGGCGATCAAGCTCACGCTCTTCACCGCCGCCATTGCGGTGCCGTTGAACACGCTGTTCGGGCTGGCGGCGGCGTGGCTGGTGACGAAGTTCGAGTTCCGCGGCAAGAGCGTGCTGCTGACGCTGATCGACTTGCCGTTCAGCGTATCGCCGGTGGTGGCGGGGCTGACGTTCGTATTGCTGTTCGGCGCTCAGGGCACGTTCGCGAACTGGTTGGCCCACCCGAACCTATCCTTATCGTTGACCCCGTGGCGATGGACATCAATCGACCATGCTTGGACATTCTGGCAAGGTGATCAAATCCGCATCATCTTTGCATTGCCCGGCATCGTGCTGGCGACGATCTTCATCACGTTCCCGTTCGTCGCGCGAGAGTTGATCCCGCTCATGCAGAGCCAGGGCACCGACGAGGAACAGGCCGCCCGCGTGCTGGGGGCCGGCGGATGGCAGACGTTCTTCCGCGTCACGCTGCCCAACATCAAGTGGGGCCTGCTGTACGGCGTCATTTTGTGCAACGCCCGCGCCATGGGCGAGTTCGGCGCGGTCTACGTCGTCAGCGGCAACTATTCCGGCCAGATCACGCTGCCGCTGCACGTGGAACGCGTTTACTATGCCAGCTTCGTCAGCGTGGTGCCGGCCTTCGCCGTCGCGTCGCTGCTGGCGGCGCTGGCGGTGGTCACGCTGATTGTGAAGACGTTCGTCGAGTGGAAGTTTCGCGAAGAGTGA
- a CDS encoding sulfate ABC transporter substrate-binding protein — translation MMIVKQLSVLALSAILAATGCKKVEEVGTGTAGGGGATAATAKDVELINASYDPTREMYVAFNPIFQKHWKETTGQNVTVTMSHGPSGKQARDIAAGKEADIAALSVDFDIDEIAKVGLIPTDWRSRLPNDAVPYSSAVVFLVRKGNPKNIKDWDDLARPEVTALAPDPKTGGGARWIYLATWAHALRKAEAAGQTGEAAVQAAREFTKKVYDDAITDPAMRGSTTRFIQQQTGDVLFGWENEILQVVNDPKSGGAFEIVVPSDSIVIEVPISIVDKVTEKRGTTEAAKGYVDFLFSDPGQEIAAKFYNRPSSTAVLEKYKDQFPPLKLYRFKEHFKDWPTVMKAHFEQGGELDQMRRSK, via the coding sequence ATGATGATCGTGAAACAGTTAAGCGTGTTGGCGTTGTCCGCAATTCTGGCAGCCACCGGTTGCAAGAAGGTCGAGGAAGTCGGAACGGGCACGGCGGGCGGCGGCGGGGCGACGGCGGCGACGGCGAAGGACGTCGAGTTGATCAACGCGTCGTACGACCCCACGCGCGAGATGTACGTCGCGTTCAACCCGATCTTCCAGAAGCACTGGAAGGAGACGACCGGGCAAAACGTGACGGTGACCATGTCGCACGGCCCCAGCGGCAAGCAGGCGCGCGATATCGCCGCCGGCAAGGAGGCGGACATCGCCGCGCTGAGCGTCGACTTCGACATCGACGAGATCGCCAAGGTTGGCCTGATCCCGACCGACTGGCGCAGCCGGCTGCCGAACGACGCCGTGCCGTACAGCAGCGCGGTGGTCTTCCTCGTGCGCAAGGGCAACCCGAAGAACATCAAGGACTGGGACGATCTGGCCCGACCGGAAGTGACCGCCCTGGCGCCCGACCCCAAGACGGGTGGCGGCGCGCGGTGGATCTACCTGGCCACCTGGGCCCACGCGTTGCGCAAGGCCGAGGCCGCCGGGCAGACGGGTGAGGCTGCGGTGCAGGCGGCGCGCGAGTTCACGAAGAAGGTCTACGACGACGCGATCACCGACCCCGCGATGCGCGGCAGCACGACGCGCTTCATCCAACAGCAGACCGGTGACGTGCTGTTCGGCTGGGAAAACGAGATCCTGCAGGTCGTGAACGACCCCAAGAGCGGCGGCGCGTTCGAGATCGTGGTGCCGAGCGACAGCATCGTGATCGAGGTACCGATCAGCATCGTCGATAAGGTGACCGAAAAGCGCGGCACGACCGAGGCCGCAAAGGGCTACGTCGACTTCCTCTTCAGCGACCCCGGCCAGGAGATCGCCGCCAAGTTTTACAATCGCCCCTCCAGCACCGCGGTGCTGGAGAAATACAAGGACCAGTTCCCGCCACTGAAGTTGTATCGGTTTAAGGAGCACTTTAAGGATTGGCCGACGGTGATGAAGGCGCATTTTGAGCAGGGCGGGGAACTCGATCAGATGCGGCGGAGCAAGTAA
- a CDS encoding sulfate ABC transporter permease subunit CysT, whose protein sequence is MASRKVIPGFGLSLGYTVLYLSIIVLLPLSALFVKTATMGWGQFWELITSDEVMEAYRFSFGASLLAAFINIFIGLLIAWVLARYAFPGKRFVDAVIDLPFALPTAVAGIALTALYSERGWIGSQWAKTGWQYPWPTWAGFSDGLWPIGLEWHARIALAPLGVVIALMFVGLPFIVRTIQPVLEDLSKDVEEAAASLGAGRLQTFWRVILPATYPAIVTGFALSFARALGEYGSVIFITGNMPGVAIAPQLIIEKLEQYNYAGATAIAVVLLIVSFGMLLVINIVQRFTAERVG, encoded by the coding sequence ATGGCCTCACGCAAAGTCATCCCCGGCTTCGGCCTCTCGCTCGGTTACACGGTGCTGTACCTCAGCATCATCGTGTTGCTGCCGCTGTCGGCGTTGTTCGTGAAGACGGCGACGATGGGGTGGGGGCAGTTCTGGGAGCTCATCACCAGCGATGAGGTAATGGAGGCCTACCGCTTCAGCTTCGGCGCGAGTCTGCTGGCGGCGTTCATCAACATCTTCATTGGGCTGCTGATCGCGTGGGTGCTGGCGCGGTACGCGTTTCCGGGCAAACGATTTGTGGACGCAGTGATCGATCTGCCGTTCGCGCTGCCGACGGCGGTGGCGGGGATTGCGCTGACGGCTCTGTATTCGGAACGCGGGTGGATCGGCAGCCAATGGGCGAAGACCGGCTGGCAATATCCGTGGCCAACGTGGGCCGGGTTTAGCGACGGGCTGTGGCCGATCGGGCTCGAGTGGCACGCGCGCATCGCGCTGGCGCCGCTGGGCGTGGTGATCGCGCTGATGTTCGTCGGCCTACCGTTCATCGTGCGGACGATTCAGCCGGTGCTGGAAGATCTGAGCAAGGACGTCGAAGAGGCCGCCGCGAGTCTGGGGGCGGGGCGGTTGCAGACGTTCTGGCGGGTGATTTTGCCGGCGACATACCCGGCGATTGTGACCGGGTTTGCGCTGTCGTTCGCCCGCGCGCTCGGCGAGTACGGCAGCGTGATCTTCATCACCGGCAACATGCCGGGCGTGGCGATCGCGCCGCAGCTGATCATCGAGAAGCTCGAGCAGTACAACTATGCCGGCGCGACGGCGATCGCGGTGGTGCTGCTGATCGTGTCGTTTGGAATGCTGCTGGTGATCAACATCGTGCAACGTTTTACTGCGGAACGGGTGGGGTAG
- a CDS encoding GNAT family N-acetyltransferase produces MIPIMPTFLPGRFRIVAGTRADYLALRCFHYRQHDPRTWAAIWAIRYAARDAPIADERAIAVGVLSWPTAVNGGRDRAFRLTGLRYGQKIAFANANVRTISRVIVHPQFRSLGLASALVRWLCTHCPTRYVEASAQMGRAHPLFVAGGMTRITGTPADKPVYYLFDRERPSEGPNHAQAKPEDGAVDRRDEPLDEADRRTAGGDGNAA; encoded by the coding sequence ATGATTCCGATCATGCCGACTTTCCTGCCCGGGCGGTTCCGCATCGTGGCGGGCACGCGTGCGGACTACCTGGCGCTTCGGTGTTTTCACTACCGTCAGCATGACCCGCGGACCTGGGCCGCCATCTGGGCCATTCGTTACGCCGCCCGCGATGCGCCGATCGCCGACGAGCGCGCGATCGCGGTGGGGGTGCTGTCCTGGCCCACCGCGGTCAATGGCGGGCGCGATCGCGCGTTCCGCCTGACCGGCCTGCGCTACGGGCAGAAGATCGCGTTCGCCAACGCGAACGTGCGGACGATCAGCCGGGTGATCGTGCACCCGCAGTTCCGCTCGCTGGGGCTGGCATCGGCGCTCGTGCGGTGGCTGTGCACGCACTGCCCCACGCGCTACGTCGAGGCGTCGGCGCAGATGGGCCGGGCGCACCCGTTGTTTGTCGCCGGTGGAATGACGCGCATCACCGGCACGCCGGCCGACAAGCCGGTGTACTACCTGTTCGACCGTGAACGACCTTCGGAGGGACCGAACCATGCACAAGCGAAACCTGAAGATGGAGCAGTTGATCGCCGAGATGAACCACTCGACGAAGCCGATCGCCGAACTGCTGGCGGAGATGGAAATGCCGCCTGA
- a CDS encoding sulfate ABC transporter substrate-binding protein: MKNVLIVAAIVAALAVVVYSMVVPASPARGADIELLNVSYDPTRELYAEYNKAFASHYKAITGDNVTISQSHGGSGKQARAIIDGLQADVATLALAYDVNALHERGGLIPADWQSRLPGNSSPYTSTIVFLVRAGNPKGIRDWSDLIKPGVAVVTPNPKTSGGARWNYLAAWGYALHQNGGEEAKALQFVTQLFQNVKVMDVGARGATTTFVGRGVGDVLIAWESEAMATLQGRNVGQFEIVTPSESILAEPPVTVVDKNVDVRGTRAAAEAYVQHLFSYEAQRIVARHFYRPRNDKVAAEVGVKFPKLKLFSVTDLDPTGWTGLQKQHFDDGGAFDGIVKQMK, from the coding sequence ATGAAGAATGTTCTGATAGTGGCGGCAATCGTGGCGGCGCTGGCGGTCGTGGTGTATTCGATGGTGGTGCCCGCGAGCCCCGCGCGCGGGGCGGACATCGAACTGTTGAACGTCAGCTACGATCCCACGCGCGAGCTGTACGCCGAGTACAACAAGGCATTCGCGTCCCACTACAAGGCCATCACCGGTGACAACGTCACGATCAGCCAATCGCATGGCGGCAGTGGAAAGCAGGCGCGGGCGATCATCGATGGGCTGCAGGCCGACGTTGCGACGCTGGCGCTGGCGTACGACGTGAACGCGCTGCACGAAAGGGGCGGTCTGATTCCCGCCGACTGGCAATCGCGCCTGCCGGGCAATAGCTCGCCGTACACCAGCACGATCGTGTTCCTGGTGCGGGCGGGCAACCCCAAGGGCATCAGGGATTGGTCAGACCTGATTAAGCCCGGCGTGGCGGTCGTTACGCCCAACCCGAAAACGTCCGGCGGCGCCCGCTGGAACTACCTGGCGGCGTGGGGGTACGCGCTGCACCAGAACGGTGGCGAAGAGGCCAAGGCGCTGCAGTTCGTAACCCAGCTGTTCCAGAACGTGAAGGTGATGGACGTGGGCGCCCGCGGGGCGACCACTACGTTTGTCGGGCGAGGCGTGGGCGACGTGCTGATTGCGTGGGAGAGCGAAGCGATGGCGACCCTGCAGGGGCGCAACGTGGGGCAGTTCGAGATCGTCACCCCGAGCGAGAGCATTCTAGCCGAGCCACCGGTGACGGTGGTGGACAAGAACGTCGACGTCCGCGGCACGCGGGCGGCGGCCGAGGCGTACGTGCAGCACCTGTTCAGCTACGAGGCGCAGCGGATCGTCGCCAGGCACTTTTACCGCCCGCGCAACGACAAGGTTGCTGCGGAGGTGGGCGTGAAGTTTCCGAAGCTAAAGCTGTTCAGCGTCACCGATCTCGACCCGACCGGCTGGACCGGGTTGCAGAAGCAGCACTTCGACGATGGCGGAGCGTTCGACGGGATCGTCAAGCAGATGAAGTAA
- a CDS encoding sulfate ABC transporter ATP-binding protein, protein MSIEVRNITKSFGSFKALDDVSLSVASGELVALLGPSGSGKTTLLRIIAGLETADAGSGQVLFADEDVTHREVGARRVGFVFQHYALFRHMTVMENVAFGMRVLPWRKRPSRSAIKAKVMELLSLVQLEQLAKRYPSQLSGGQRQRVALARALAVEPRVLLLDEPFGALDAKVRRELRKWLRKLHDETHITTVFVTHDQEEALEVADRVCVMSNGKIEQIGTPEEVYEHPATPFVYNFLGNVNLFHGRVEDGQFAAPGQDGDARGGASTTAAPLTYVRPHDVEILRHANGSTFPARIDHISFAGPVVNVTLRRNDDGATIEAALTRDRYKELSLRQDDAVHVRFKHAVTFENDYSI, encoded by the coding sequence ATGAGCATCGAAGTACGCAACATCACCAAGTCGTTCGGCTCGTTCAAGGCGTTGGACGACGTCAGCCTTAGCGTTGCCAGTGGCGAGCTCGTGGCGCTGCTGGGGCCGTCGGGCAGTGGCAAGACGACGCTGCTGCGGATCATCGCCGGGCTAGAGACGGCCGACGCGGGCAGCGGGCAGGTGCTGTTTGCCGATGAGGACGTCACGCATCGCGAGGTGGGGGCCCGGCGGGTGGGGTTCGTGTTTCAGCACTACGCGCTATTCCGCCACATGACGGTGATGGAAAACGTCGCGTTCGGCATGCGCGTCCTGCCGTGGCGCAAGCGGCCATCGCGGTCGGCCATTAAAGCGAAGGTGATGGAACTGCTGTCGCTCGTGCAGCTCGAACAGCTCGCCAAGCGATACCCGTCGCAACTGTCGGGCGGCCAGCGGCAGCGCGTGGCGCTGGCACGGGCGCTGGCGGTCGAGCCGCGCGTGCTGCTGTTGGATGAACCCTTCGGCGCGCTCGACGCGAAGGTCCGCCGCGAGCTACGCAAGTGGCTGCGCAAGCTGCATGACGAAACGCACATCACGACGGTCTTCGTCACGCACGACCAGGAGGAAGCGCTGGAGGTCGCCGACCGCGTCTGCGTGATGAGCAACGGCAAGATCGAGCAGATCGGCACGCCCGAAGAGGTCTACGAGCACCCGGCCACGCCGTTCGTCTACAACTTCCTGGGCAACGTGAATTTGTTCCACGGCCGGGTGGAAGACGGACAGTTCGCTGCCCCGGGGCAGGACGGCGACGCGCGCGGCGGCGCGTCGACCACCGCGGCGCCACTGACCTACGTCCGGCCGCACGACGTGGAGATTCTGCGCCACGCCAACGGCAGCACGTTCCCCGCCCGCATTGACCACATCAGCTTCGCCGGCCCGGTGGTGAACGTCACCCTTCGCCGCAACGATGACGGCGCCACGATCGAGGCGGCGCTCACGCGTGATCGGTACAAGGAACTCTCGCTTCGCCAGGACGATGCCGTGCACGTTCGATTCAAACACGCCGTGACGTTCGAGAACGATTACTCGATCTGA
- a CDS encoding DUF2752 domain-containing protein, with amino-acid sequence MSTLVPNLYLRLTVPARASLMARLIALAIALAALAVLITATQVPPAANGMGTHMRLGMQNCGFLARTDLPCPSCGMTTSFAHFVRGNAVASAYVQPMGFALAILASLAVWGGAYVAISGRPAYRVLRALPGVPVVLGLFALAIGGWAWKIFIHLRGIDGWG; translated from the coding sequence GTGTCGACCCTCGTTCCCAACCTCTACCTCCGCCTGACGGTCCCTGCGCGGGCGTCGCTGATGGCGCGCCTGATCGCGCTGGCCATCGCGCTGGCGGCGCTGGCGGTCCTGATCACGGCGACCCAGGTGCCGCCGGCGGCGAACGGCATGGGGACGCACATGCGCTTGGGCATGCAGAACTGCGGCTTCCTGGCCCGCACCGACTTGCCCTGCCCCAGTTGCGGTATGACGACCAGCTTCGCCCACTTCGTTCGTGGGAACGCTGTTGCCAGCGCCTACGTACAGCCGATGGGATTTGCACTGGCGATCCTCGCGTCGCTGGCGGTTTGGGGCGGGGCGTACGTCGCGATCAGTGGTCGGCCGGCGTACCGCGTGCTTCGCGCGCTGCCGGGCGTGCCGGTCGTGCTGGGCCTGTTCGCCCTGGCGATCGGGGGTTGGGCGTGGAAGATCTTCATCCACCTGCGCGGCATCGACGGGTGGGGATGA
- a CDS encoding prepilin-type N-terminal cleavage/methylation domain-containing protein yields the protein MPSCCMYITSASRGQRAFTLVELLVVIGIIALLLGLLMPALGKARQQASATKCLANMRNMAMAHAIYVNDNKGAIIQAGFGHGSTVHDEQGAWFYTLQKYYAAPLLLRCPSDDSPHWEGATPVPPSTLADPRWRRTSYGINNFLDVELCPTGVNYPAGPYRRITQVRQSSAVVHFIEMPIVGEYAGSDHPHVEDWWVPPGNPLVTLHNAADQMATHMHGGKRATWDAAANYAFLDGHAERMRFRDVFVSRAQNKFDPNVAR from the coding sequence ATGCCATCATGTTGCATGTACATCACGAGTGCAAGTAGAGGGCAGCGCGCCTTCACCCTTGTCGAGTTGCTTGTGGTCATCGGCATCATCGCGCTGCTGCTAGGCCTGTTGATGCCCGCGCTTGGCAAGGCGCGCCAGCAGGCCAGCGCCACCAAGTGCTTGGCCAACATGCGCAACATGGCGATGGCCCACGCCATCTACGTGAACGACAACAAGGGCGCGATCATCCAGGCCGGCTTCGGGCATGGTTCGACCGTGCACGATGAGCAGGGCGCCTGGTTCTACACGCTGCAGAAGTACTACGCCGCCCCGCTGCTGCTGCGTTGCCCGAGCGACGACAGCCCGCACTGGGAAGGTGCCACGCCCGTCCCGCCGTCCACGCTCGCCGACCCGCGCTGGCGGCGGACCAGCTACGGCATCAACAACTTCTTAGATGTCGAACTCTGCCCGACCGGCGTGAACTACCCGGCTGGGCCCTACCGCAGAATCACCCAGGTGCGGCAGTCGTCGGCGGTCGTGCACTTCATCGAGATGCCGATCGTCGGCGAGTACGCCGGCAGCGATCACCCGCACGTGGAAGACTGGTGGGTGCCGCCCGGCAACCCGCTCGTCACGCTCCACAACGCCGCCGACCAGATGGCCACCCACATGCACGGCGGCAAGCGCGCCACCTGGGACGCAGCGGCCAACTACGCGTTCCTCGACGGACACGCCGAGCGAATGCGATTCCGCGACGTTTTCGTATCGCGGGCACAGAACAAGTTTGACCCGAACGTGGCGCGATGA
- a CDS encoding PEP-CTERM sorting domain-containing protein (PEP-CTERM proteins occur, often in large numbers, in the proteomes of bacteria that also encode an exosortase, a predicted intramembrane cysteine proteinase. The presence of a PEP-CTERM domain at a protein's C-terminus predicts cleavage within the sorting domain, followed by covalent anchoring to some some component of the (usually Gram-negative) cell surface. Many PEP-CTERM proteins exhibit an unusual sequence composition that includes large numbers of potential glycosylation sites. Expression of one such protein has been shown restore the ability of a bacterium to form floc, a type of biofilm.), protein MQRFIASSIIAMGLSSSAAYAQHVHGGDIELEIEDNAIVTHGARVFEGELSTVTASTSSPGFDSEDGTFAPNTPVTLTLLSGLDAWDSATSTFVSPGSLGSVAEGLQIYNGNVSVLPDAINTAGGGNTLTVNTNGAGSWHEHFTFSLEAPGSATPDIGVYRIELGLSTTQSGVDDSLPFWIVLNYGDSEFNHEAAVDATIAAVPEPATAGLLALGGLMALRRRRASV, encoded by the coding sequence ATGCAACGCTTCATCGCTTCTTCCATCATCGCAATGGGCCTTTCAAGCTCAGCGGCTTATGCCCAACACGTTCATGGCGGCGACATTGAACTGGAAATCGAGGACAACGCCATCGTCACGCACGGCGCCCGCGTCTTCGAGGGCGAGCTCAGCACCGTAACGGCATCGACCAGCAGCCCCGGCTTCGACTCCGAAGATGGCACGTTCGCCCCCAACACCCCGGTGACGCTCACCCTGCTGAGCGGCCTGGATGCCTGGGACTCGGCGACCTCCACCTTCGTTAGCCCCGGTTCGCTCGGCTCGGTCGCTGAGGGCTTGCAGATCTACAACGGTAACGTGTCCGTGCTGCCCGACGCCATCAACACGGCCGGCGGTGGCAACACGCTGACCGTGAACACCAACGGCGCCGGCAGCTGGCACGAACACTTCACGTTCAGCCTGGAAGCGCCGGGCTCGGCCACGCCTGACATAGGGGTGTACCGCATCGAACTGGGCCTCTCGACCACGCAAAGCGGCGTCGACGACTCGCTGCCGTTCTGGATCGTCCTGAACTACGGCGACTCGGAGTTCAACCACGAAGCCGCGGTCGACGCGACGATCGCCGCGGTCCCCGAGCCCGCGACCGCCGGGCTGCTGGCGCTCGGTGGCCTGATGGCGTTGCGCCGGCGCCGCGCGTCGGTGTAA
- a CDS encoding M48 family metalloprotease: protein MTQMKPAVPRNRPVTGADLATAFDGQLEPRRWSLAYRVGIVLVAGVMVLLPLVYLAMIAAAVAGVVWYATHAGAMFQGVRGRAIILIAIAYVAPIIAGAVLVVFMTLPLLWRSSKNGPRPYWVDRREQPLLYAYVDRLCDAMNTPRPSRIDVIASANASAHIDNGLLGIFRRRLVLTIGMPLATAMDLRQFTGVLAHEFGHFAQGGFMRLSYVVHHINAWFTRLAYQRNGLDDAVDSFADGDSHWTIGLIALLCKLSMGLTRLILKGMALLSHGLSMHLSRQAEFDADHKAARIVGSDAMGAALELVPYVDLSNSIAIDHAHAQWQRRTLPDDLVQLTDLVRRDLPAKVKSGIEAQILSADTSWFDTHPPLFKRIAALRKAKLRGVMKLDAPTAVLFKEFDDLCKLATVDFYRSVLGQNLKAEHLFPTTAPHVRQTAAGVGA, encoded by the coding sequence ATGACACAGATGAAGCCCGCCGTGCCGCGCAATCGGCCGGTGACCGGTGCGGACCTTGCCACCGCGTTCGACGGGCAACTCGAACCGCGGCGGTGGTCGCTGGCGTACCGCGTGGGCATCGTGCTCGTCGCGGGCGTGATGGTGCTGCTGCCGCTCGTCTACCTCGCGATGATCGCCGCCGCCGTCGCGGGCGTCGTCTGGTACGCCACGCACGCGGGCGCCATGTTCCAGGGCGTGCGCGGCCGGGCGATCATCCTCATCGCGATTGCGTACGTTGCGCCGATCATCGCCGGCGCGGTGCTGGTGGTGTTCATGACGCTGCCGCTGTTATGGCGATCGAGCAAGAACGGACCGCGGCCGTACTGGGTCGACCGTCGCGAGCAACCGCTGTTGTACGCCTACGTCGACCGCCTGTGCGATGCGATGAACACCCCGCGGCCGTCGCGCATCGACGTGATCGCCAGCGCCAACGCGTCGGCCCACATCGACAACGGCCTGCTCGGCATCTTCCGCCGGCGCCTCGTGCTGACGATCGGCATGCCATTGGCCACCGCGATGGACCTGCGCCAGTTCACCGGCGTGCTCGCCCACGAGTTCGGCCACTTCGCGCAGGGCGGGTTCATGCGGCTGTCGTACGTCGTGCACCACATCAACGCGTGGTTCACCCGCCTCGCCTACCAGCGCAACGGCCTCGACGACGCCGTCGACTCGTTCGCCGACGGCGACTCGCACTGGACGATCGGGCTGATCGCGCTGCTGTGTAAGTTGTCGATGGGCCTCACGCGGCTGATTCTGAAGGGTATGGCGCTGCTCAGCCACGGGCTCAGCATGCACCTGTCGCGCCAGGCCGAGTTCGACGCCGACCACAAGGCCGCCCGCATCGTCGGCAGCGACGCGATGGGCGCCGCGCTGGAACTGGTTCCCTACGTCGACCTCTCCAACTCGATCGCGATCGACCACGCCCACGCCCAGTGGCAACGCCGCACCCTGCCCGACGACCTCGTGCAGCTGACCGACCTCGTCCGCCGCGATCTGCCGGCCAAGGTAAAGTCGGGCATCGAGGCGCAGATCCTGTCCGCCGACACCAGTTGGTTCGACACGCACCCGCCCCTGTTCAAGCGCATCGCCGCGCTACGCAAGGCCAAGCTGCGCGGCGTCATGAAGCTGGACGCCCCCACCGCCGTGCTGTTCAAGGAGTTCGACGACTTGTGCAAGCTGGCGACGGTCGACTTCTACCGCTCCGTGCTCGGCCAAAACCTGAAGGCCGAACACCTCTTCCCCACCACCGCGCCCCACGTCCGCCAGACGGCGGCAGGCGTTGGGGCTTGA